The nucleotide sequence GACCGCAGCACCGCGCGCTGGCGCAGGAGTTGCTCACCGAGCTGCTCCCGCACAGCGGGCGGGCGCGGCGGATCGGGGTGAGCGGGGTGCCGGGCGTGGGCAAGTCCACGTTCATCGACGCGTTCGGCACCATGCTCACCGGACAGGGCCACCGGGTCGCGGTGCTCGCCGTGGACCCGTCCTCGACGCGCACCGGCGGCTCGATCCTGGGCGACAAGACCCGGATGGAACGCCTCGCGGTGGACCCGCGGGCGTTCGTCCGCCCCTCCCCCAGCGCGGGCACGCTGGGCGGGGTGGCGAAGGCGACGCGCGAGTCCATGGTGGTCATGGAGGCGGCCGGGTACGACGTGGTCCTGGTGGAGACGGTCGGCGTCGGCCAGTCGGAGACCGCGGTCGCCGACATGGTGGACTCCTTCCTGCTGCTCACCCTGGCCCGCACCGGCGACCAGCTCCAGGGCATCAAGAAGGGCGTGCTGGAGCTGGCCGACGTGATCGCCGTCAACAAGGCGGACGGCCCGCACGAGCGGGACGCGAAGGCGGCGGCGCGTGAACTGGCGGGCGCGCTGCGCCTGATGCACGGCAGGGACGCCTTCTGGACCCCGCCCGTGCTGCACTGCAGCGCCCGTGAGACGAGCGGTCTGGACACGGTGTGGGAGCGCCTGGAGCAGCACCGCACCCTGCTGGACTCCACCGGGCGTCTGACCGCCAAGCGCCGGGACCAGCAGGTGCGCTGGACCTGGTCGATGGTGCGCGACGAGCTGCTCGGCCGGCTGCACTCCGATCCCGAGGTCAGGCGGCTGGCGCCGGATCTCGAACAGGACGTCCGGGACGGTTCGTTGACGGCGACGCTGGCGGCGGAGCGGATTCTGCGGGCGTTCGAGGGGCGGGACGGGGCCCTGTAGCAGTCCTGTGACCGGAGGAGTGGCCTCCGCCACAGCCGCAGGGGGCGGCGGCTGCTCAACTCGCCTGATGCGCAGATCATTCGCCGGACTGAGTGTGCTCGCCTCTCTGACCCTCGCCGGGTGCGGCACCGCCGGGTCCGGCCCGCTCGGTGCGGGTGGGGTGAGCGCGGAGCCGTTGTGCCCCTCCAAGGTCCCGCGCTACGGCGGGATTCCGCTCACCCGCCCCACGGCCACCGCCGACGCCCCGCGCCCGCCGGGCACGCCCACCCCGGTGCCGTCCACCACGGGCACCGCCCAGGGCGGGGTACGCATCACCCGCCTGTACGCCGGTGCGATCGACGAGGAGGGTGTCTGCCGTTCGAGCTCGCTGACGGTGGAGTTCGAGGTGGCCAACCCCGCCCCGCACGCCATGACGTACACGGTCGTCTTCGACGCCAGGGGCTACACCGGCGCGAGCCGGGTCGTGGGCGTCGGGCCCGGCAGGACCCTGCGCGGCAGGGTGGCGATGAGCCGTGGCCTCGGTGACATCGCGGGCGGCACCAGCGTGTCGATCATGTCCGTCCGCAGCGTCCCCACCGCCGAGGCCCCGGCTCCCGGCGGCCCCTGTCCCGCGTCCGGTGTGCGTGTGTACGCCGACGAGGGGGACGCGGCGATGGGGCTGCGCGTGGTGGGCCTGCACCTGCGGAACTGCGGCAAGGAGCCGTACACGCTCGACGGCCGGCCCGAGTTGGAGATCATCGACGGCGACCACGAGCGCGTCGAGGGGGTGGAGGTGCTCCCCTCCGCCCAGGTGGCCCAGCTCGGCGGGCCGCCGGACGTGGCGCGTCCCCTCACCCTGCGGCCCGGCGAGCGCGCCCTGTCCGGCATCGTCTGGCGCAACAGGGTGGAGGCCTTCGGCGGTGCCGTGAACGCCCCCTACCTCCGTGTCCGGGCCAAGGCGGGCGCCGCGCCGGTGATGGTGACGCCGGAACTGGACCTCGGCACGACCGGCAGACTGGGGGTCCAGGTGTGGCGGAAGGAGCAGTGACGGCGCCTTCCGCGCGACAGGAAGGGGAAGCCGTGGAGGACGACGCCTGCGCCGACAAGGGGCGGCCCTCGCCGCACGCGCTCACCGGTGCCGGGGTCGTGGTGACCGACGGCGCGGGCCGGGTGCTGCTGGGCTGGTCGAGGAAGCGCGCGGTGTGGGAGCTGCCGGGCGGGAAGAACGACGCCGGGGAGGGCTTCGCGGAGGCCGCCGTGCGGGAGTTGGCGGAGGAGACGGGGCTGCGGGCGGACGCGGCCCACGCGCGGCTGCTGGCGCTGCTGATGGACTCCGCGCACGGCATCCCGCGGGTGACGGCGGCGGTGCGGTTGATCGCGTACGAGGGTGAACCGAGCGTGCGCGAGCCGGAGTTGATCGACCGCTGGGAGTGGCACGACCCGGCCGAGCTGCCCCGGCCGCTGTTCACCCCGAGCGCGCACGTCATCGACACGGTGTGGCCGGGCCTGCTCACCGGGCTGCCGCCGGTGCACCGGTATCCGGTCGGGACTCCTTAGGCCGCCGACCGGTGCCGCCGGGTGCGGAACGCGCGTACCGCGAGACCGAGCAGGCCGGCGTCGACCAGTGCGCACAGCACCACCCAGGCGGCGAAGAGCAGCGGGCTGAGCCAGTCCGCCGAGGGGTCCAGTCCGGGCGAGGGCGCGAGGAAGGCGACCGCGCTGAGCGGCAGGGTGGCTGCGAAGGGCCAGATCGCGGCGAAGCCGGGGTCGGGCGACAGGTAGACGGCGTACAGGAAGAACCCGAGCGCGGACCCGGCCACCACGAGGTAGCCGCGCGAGAGCCAGTTGTCCGTGGCGAGGGTCAGCCAGGCCCGAAGTCGGCTTGAGCGGGGGCGTGTCGTGGGCGCCATGTTCGTCCCTCTCCGTGCGGCCGGGGTGCGGCGGGGTGTGGGTACGGGTACCCGGTGAGGCGAGGAATCAGCTCTCGACGGTCACCTCCTGTGTCCCCAACACCATGAGCAGGGCCAGCCGTTCGGCGTCCTCGGTGCCGGGCTCGGCCGTGTAGACCATGATCCGCAGGTCGCTGCCGGCGACGGACAGGATGTCGCAGTCCAGGGTGAGCGGGCCGACCACCGGATGGTCGACGGTCTTGCGCGCCGCGTCATGGACGCCGACCGTGCCTCGGTCCCACAACTCGGCGAACCGGGCGCTCTCCGCGCGCAGTTCGGCGATCAGTCCGGCGAGGTCGCGGTCGTCCGGGTAGCGTCCGGCGGCCGCGCGGAGGTCGGCGACGAGGGCGCTCTCGAACATCGCCAGCGACTCGGGGGTGTGCCGCACACCGGAGCCGGGACCGGCGAAGTGCCGCCAGACACCGTTGAGTCGGCGCCCGCTCCAGCGGGTGGAGTCGCCCATGAGGGCCGCGTAGGGCGGGTTGGCGGTCAGCAGGGTCCAGGTGGCGTCGTACACGGCGACCGGGGTCCGGCCGAGCCGGTCCAGCAGCCGGTGCACGCTGGGCGGGATGAAGGAGGGCACGGTCTTCGGGGCCGGCGGGGCGAGCCCGGCGAGCCGGTACAGATGGTCCCGCTCGGCCGCCGACAGGCGCAGCGCCCGGGTGAGCGCCTCCACGACCTGGGAGGAGGGGTTGGTGGCCCGGCCCTGCTCCAGCCGGGTCACGTAGTCGACGGAGATCCCGGCGAGCTGGGCCAGCTCCTCCCGCCGCAGCCCCGAGGTACGTCTGCGGCCGCCCGGAGGCAGGCCCGCCTGGCCGGGCGGGAGCCGGTCCCGCCAGCGGTGGATCGTACTCCCGAGTTCCGCGCTCGCCATACGGTCCAGTGTGCCGCGCGGGGCGCCCGCCCGCCTGGTACCGCCGGTCCCAGGAAAACGGCTCCTCTGGCTGGTGACGGGCGCCCGGCGGACGCTGGAGGCATGACGAACACACTGATCACCGGAGCGAACAAGGGCCTCGGCTTCGAGACGGCCCGCCGCCTGCTGGCCGAGGGCCACACCGTCTTCGTGGGCGCCCGCGACCCCGAGCGGGGCGAGCGGGCCGCCGAGGAGTTGGGCGCGCGGTTCGTGCGGCTCGACGTGACCGACGACGAGTCCGTGACGGCGGCCGTCCGCACGCTGGAGGCGACGGGCGGCTTGGACGTACTGGTGAACAACGCGGGCGTCGAGCCGCGCCGCCCGGACGGCGGCTTCGTCGACCCGGCGGCCACCACCGCCGACGAGGTGCGGACGGTGTTCGAGACGAACGTGTTCGGCCCGGTGAGGGTGCTGCAGGCCTTCCTCCCCCTCCTGCTGCGCTCCGCCGCACCGGTCGTGGTGAACGTCAGCACCGGCCTGGCCCTCACCCGCGCGCTGGCCGACCCGGCGGCGCCGGAGCACTTCTACCCGGACCTCGCCTACCCCGCCTCCAAGGCCGCGCTGAACATGCTGACCGTGCAGTACGCGAAGGCGTTCCCGGGGCTGCGTATCAACGCGGCGGACCCCGGCTTCACGGCGACCGACCTGAACCACGACACGGGGACGCAGAGTGTGCAGGAGGGCGCCGAGGCGATCGTGCGGTTGGCGTGCGTGGGGGCGGACGGGGTGACGGGGACGTTCCAGGAGGGGGCGGGGGTGGTGGGGTGGTGAGGCCGGCGCCCCAACTAGTTGACTGATCAAGGGAGATGGCGATCCGGCTCACCGTTGCGCCGGGGGAAGTGGCGCTCCTACGGTTGACCACGGTGCGCCCGTGTCCACTTCCCCCACCTAGGAGCCCTCGTGCCCGAGCAGCCGCCCCTGGTCCTCGATCCCACCGGCGCCGATCATCACGCCGAGCACCGGGCGCTGCACGCCCGGGGTCCGGCCACGCCGGTGGACATCCTGGGGCTCACGGCCTGGTCCGTGAGCGACCCGGCCCTCCTCAAGGCACTGCTGACCAGCCCGGACGTCTCGAAGGACCCGCGCGCCCACTGGCCGGCCTTCGCCGAGACGGCTCCGACGTGGCCGCTGGCGCTGTGGGTGGCGGTGACCAACATGTTCACGGCGTACGGGGGCGACCACCGCAGGCTGCGCCGCATGGTCGCCCCCGCGTTCAGCGCGCGGAGGATCGCCGCACTCCGGCCGGTCATCGAGTCGATCGTGGCGGACCTGCTGGACGACCTCGCGGAGCGGCCCGGTGACGAGACCGTCGACCTGCGCGAACACTTCGCCTACCCCCTGCCCATCACGGTGATCAGCAGGCTGATGGGCGTACCGGAGGTGCACTCGCCGGAGTTCCGCGCCGCGGTGGACGGCGTCTTCGACACGACGCTCACGGTGGAGCAGGCGACACAGAGCACCAGGGCCCTGTACAAGATGCTGGACGCCCTGATCGAGGCGAAGCGGGTCACTCCGGCCGACGACCTGACCTCCCTCCTCATCATGGCCCGCGACGAGGAGGGCGCCGGCGACGCCCTCACCCGCGAGGAGCTGCGGGACACCCTGCTGCTGGTGATCAGCGCGGGCTACGAGACGACGGTGAACGTCATCGACCAGGCGGTCACCACCCTCCTGACGGACCGGACCCAGCTCGATCACGTCCGCGCGGGGCGCGCGGACTGGAACGACGTGGTCGAGGAGACCCTGCGCCACGAACCGGCGGTCAAGCACCTCCCCCTCCGTTACGCGGTCCGCGACATCCCCCTCCCCGACGGCCGCCGCATCCGCGCGGGCGAGCCGATCCTCGCCTCCTACGCGGCGGCCAACCGCCACCCGTCCTGGCACGGCCCGACCGCCGACGACTTCGACGCGACCCGCCCGACGAAGGACCACCTGGCCTTCGGCCACGGCATCCACTTCTGCCTGGGCGCTCCGCTGGCCCGGCTGGAGGTGAGCACGGCACTACGGCGCCTGTTCGACCGCTTCCCGGACCTGGAACTCGCCGTCCCCGCAGCCGACTTGCACCCGGTGCCGTCCCTGATCAGCAACGGACACAGGACCTTGCCGGTGCGGCTGGGGAGGGACGGCGGGGAGTGAGACGAGGGCGAGCGGCGGGGTCCGAGCAGCGCGATCGTGCCCTGACCCCGTAGCCGTGCCGCTCACCGGCCCTCACCCCGACCGCCACCTGTTCCGGCCGTCGGAGCCGGGACCGCACACCATGGACGTGCCCGCCCGCGTGACGCCCGTGGCGCCTGCGGGTGCGCAGTAGGAGCCGGGGTGGACGATCCCGGCGCCGCCCCCGCCGGACGACGACGAACCACCGCCCCCTCCCGTCGACCCTCCGACCGATCCGGACGAACCACCGCCCCCGGTCGACCCCGCGGCCGATCCGGTCGATCCCCCGGCTGATCCGGCCGATCCGGATTCGCCGGATGCGCCTCCGGTCGATCCGGTGCCGCGATCCCGGTCGTCGGTGTGGTCCCGGTAGTCGGGGTCGCCGTCAGCGTCCCTGTCCGCGAGGGAGGCGCCCGCCTGGGAGCAGCCGACCTGGGGGTGGGCGAGTTCGAGTGTCACCGCTGCGGTGATGGAAGCGCCCTCGGCGGGGTCCTGTTCGCACACGCGCCATGCGTCATGGTCGCCGTCCGGCAGCTCGTCGTTCAGATAGTGCGACTCGGCCCGGATCGCGTCCTTGTCCACCCCGAGGTCCGTCAGCGCTCCTACGGACGCTTGCCAGGTCCTGCCCGTCAACTGCGGCATCGTGGGCCAGGGGATCTCCTCGCCGTCCTTCGCGGGGCACGGTTCGCCCGCCTTGACGGCCGCGAAGGTGAGCACCTTGCCTGCCGTCTCACGCTTGGCCTCCTGGAAGCACACGACCCAGCCGGACCGCAGGAGGATCGCCCGGTGCTCCGCGGAGGCGTCATGGCGCCGCGTGATGTAGCCCGCGTCGCGGGCGGTGTGCTCCGCGGCGTCAAGATGCTTGCCCTGGAGGTCCGGCGCCTTCAGCTCGACCGCCCGGCTCGGGGACGCCTTGGGGCTCGGCGTGCGGGGCTCGACGGACTTGGCGTCGGTCTTTCCCGTCTCCTGGAGCTGCCCGCCGAGGCCCGCGCCCACCGTCAGCAGGAACAGCGCCCCGACGCTCGCACCGAGCTTGGCGTACCAGCGCCACGGAGGCAGGAACCACAGCAGCCCGACGGCGGCGACCAGCACGAGGAACCCGAGCGGGAAGCTGAACGCCCCGACGATCGTCACCAACGCCAGGATTCCCAGCCCGGCCGGGGTGGTCTTCCACCATGGCCTCCCCGGTGCGGTCCGCCGAGGTGTGGAACTGTACGGGTTCACGTCGAGCTACGCCCCAATTCGGATACGTCGAAGTCGCCCGATTTTAGTGAGGTGTAGGTCCTTATGTGGGGGCTTTCCAAGACATCTCACCCCCGGCTCCCCACCCTTCCCCCACCCCCAGCTCCGCCCAGACCGTCTTCCCCGGCCCCTCCCCCCGCACACGCCAGTCCCAAGCCGCAGCCAGCCCTGACACCAACAGCAGCCCCCTCCCTCCGTCCCCCATCCCAGGCTCCTCCAACTCCCCGGGCCTGGGCGGCATCCGCTCCCCGCGCGTATCGGAGACCTCGATCCGCGCCCTCCGCGAGGGCGGACCCACCAGGGACAGCCGGACGTGGAAGTCCCGCCCGGGGACGTGCCCGTGCCGTACCGCGTTGGCGGTCAACTCGGCCGTGACGAGGACGATGTCGTCGTGGGCGTCGGTGCCGTGGGGGATGCCCCACTCGTGGAGGCGGAGTCCGACCAGCCGGCGAGCCAGGCGGGCTCCGCGAGGCGTGGACGTGAACCGCATGGCGAAGTCGGTCACCAAGTGCTCGGTGTGGCCACCGAGGTTGCTCATCATGGGCTCCACGGTCCTCCCGGTGGCATAGCGTGACCAGCGGTGACGCACTGACGCGAACCGGTTGTACGCGCGGCGCCGACACCGGTACGAGCAGCACGGCGTGACGGCGCCCCCGGACGGGCGTTGGTCCGGGGAGGCGGTGGTGTGATGACGGAGATCGAGACGAACCCGAAGAGCGGCGAGGGCGCCGACGGCGGCGGTACGCGCATGGCCGACAAGACCGCGCAAGGCGTGGTCGCAGCGTTCGGGCAAACCATGAAAACCCTGCGCCTACGGGCCGGGATGGAACGCCAGGAACTCGGCAGGCGGCTGGGCTACTCGGCTGCCACCATCGCCTCCTTCGAGCAGGGGCGCCGCATTCCACCACCTCGCGCGATCGACGGCGTCGACGAAGCACTCGATGCGGGCGGCCTGTTGAAGCTCTGGAAGGAAGAGTTGGAGCGGGCCCAGTACCCCGTGTTCTTCCAGGGCATGGCGCAGTTGGAGAAGCAGGCACTGGAACTGCTGGAGTACGACGCCCTCTTGATCAACGGCCTGCTCCAGACCGAGGAGTACACGCGCGCGGTGTTCGCCATGCGGCGTCCCGCCCTCGACCCGGACACGGTCGAGCAGCGAGTGACCGCCCGGCTGGCCCGACAGGACATCTTCGACCGACACCCCACGCCACTGCTGAGTTTCGTCATGACAGAGGCGGTGCTACGACACCGGTACGGCGGCAAGAAGGTGCTGCGTGGTCAGTTGGAACACCTCCTTCTGACAGGCCGGCGGCACAACGTCGAACTCCAGGTCATGCCGATCGAGTGCGAGGACAACGCGGGCATGGGCGGCCCCTTCACCGTCGTCACCCGCCTCGACGGCAAGCGTTTCCTGTACGTGGAGGCGCAGGCGACCAGCAAGCTGGAAACCGACCCCGAACAGACGAGTCTCGCCTCGGCCCGCTATGGGATCATCCGTTCGCAGGCTCTCAGCCCGCGAGAGTCAGCGAACTTCATCGAGAGGTTGCTGGGAGAGCTATGAGCATTGCTGAGCCCCTCGTCTGGTTCAGGAGCAGCTACAGCGACGCCGAAGGCGGCAACTGCGTAGAGGTCGCCCTCACCCCGAACACGGTGCACATCCGCGACTCCAAAGCCTCGGCCGGACCCGTCCTCCAGGTGTCCCCCTCCGCATGGACCGGCTTCATCCGCCCCACCCCCGCGGAGCGGTACATCTGACATCTGTACGTGCGCGAGAGCCCTGCCGCTTCCCGACGAGCGGCAGGGCTCACCCACGTTCCGGGTCAGGAACCGACCGTCAGCACCAGCTTGCCGGTCGTCCGCTCCGTCTCGCCCAGCGCGTGCGCCTTCGCCGCCTCCTCGAGGGGGAACACCGCCTCGACGTGGGCCCGCAGCGCGCCGGAGGCCGCCAGTTCGGCGACCGCCTTCATCCCTTCCTGGTCGGCCTCGACGAGCAGCGTCTCCACCCGCACACCGCGCGCTTCCGCCTTCGCCCCCTCCTCCGGATCGGTGCCGGGCAGCAGGGAGACGAGGACGCCGCCGGGGCGCAGTACGTCCAGCGAACGCACGCGCGTGTCACCGGACATGGGGTCCAGCACCACGTCGACGTCCCGCACGGCGTCGCGGAAGTCGCCGGCCCGGTAGTCGATCACCTCGTCCGCGCCGAGCGACCGCAGGAACTCGTGCTTCGGCTCGCTCGCGGTGCCGATGACGTACGCCCCGCGGGCCTTGGCGATCTGCACGGCGAGGTGGCCGACGCCTCCGGCGGCGGCGTGCACCAGCACCCGCTGGCCGGGCTGGACCCGGGCGGTGTCCACCAGCGCCTGGTACGCCGTGAGCGCGGCCAGCGGCAGCGCGCCCGCCTGGACGTGGTCGATGGAGGCCGGCTTGTGCGTGAAGGCGCGGGCGGGGCCGGTCACGTACTCGGCGTGGGCGCCGACGCCGTACGGGTAGGGCAGCATGCCGAAGACCTCGTCGCCGGGCTTGAAGAGGGTCACGCCGTAGCCGACCGCTTCCACGACGCCGGAGACGTCCCAGCCGAGGACGAGGGGGAGGCGGCCGAGGAAGAGGCCGGTGGAGCGGTGCTTCCAGTCGGTCGGGTTGAGACCGGCGGCGCGGACGGAGACCAGGATCTCGCTGAGGCCCGGCTCCGGGCGGGGCAGCTCGGTCTCCTTCAGGACTTCGGGGGTGCCGTACTCGTCCTGGCTGATGGCGCGCATGGTGGGGTGATTCGTCATACGTCCAGGTTCGCGCGGGCCGGCCGGGCGTACCATGGCATGAATGCCATCTTTCAACGGGATCGTGCCATGACCGCTCCGCATCGTGTCGTCGTCCTCGCCCTGGACGGGGTCTACCCCTTCGAGCTGGGCATCCCCAGCCGGGTCTTCGGATCGGCCTGGGGCCGCTACGAGGTGCTGACCTGCTCGGTCGACGGCGGGCCCGTCGCCACCAACTCCGATTTCTCGGTCACCGTCGGGCACGGGCCCGAGGTGCTGGCGACGGCGGACACCGTCGTGCTGCCGCCGTTCGACGTCTCCATGGTGCGCCGCGGACTGCCCCCGAAGCTCGGCGAGGCGCTCGCGGCCGTACCGCCCGGCACGCGGATCGTGTCCATCTGCACCGGCGCCTTCGTCCTGGCCGCCGCCGGACGGCTCGACGGCCGCCGCGCCACCACCCACTGGTCCCTCGTGGACACCTTCCGCTCCTGGTACCCGGAGGTGGATCTCGACCCGGACGTGCTGTTCGTGGACGACGGCGAGCTCCTCACCTCGGCGGGCGCGGCCTCCGGGGTCGACCTGTGCCTGCACGTCGTGCGCCAGGACCACGGCGCGGCCGTCGCCAACGACGTGGCCCGCGCGTGCGTCGTACCGCCGTGGCGCGACGGCGGGCAGGCGCAGTACATCCAGCACCCGGTGCCCGAGGAAGCCGCCAGCGGCACCTCGGCGACCCGGCAGTGGGCGCTGGAGCACCTGCACGAGCCGCTGTCGCTGACGGAGCTGGCCGGACACGCCCGGATGAGCGTGCGCACCTTCGCGCGCCGCTTCAACGAGGAGGTCGGCACGAGTCCGGGGCGCTGGCTGATCCAGCAGCGGGTCGCCCGCGCGCGGCACCTGCTGGAGACCACCGATCTGGCCGTGGACGACCTCGCCGCACAGGTCGGCTTCGCCACCGGGACCTCGCTGCGCGAGCATCTGCACGCGGCGATCGGGGTGACCCCGCTGGCGTATCGGCGCACGTTCCGGGGGGCGACGGTCGGATCGACCGCGGGATAGGCGTCTGTGCAGGTCAGAGGCTCGAAGGGTATTCCCGTAGGACCCATCGACCTTCCGATACCGGACATCGGCCGCTTCATTGGTGCCGCTCCGGGCACCGGTCTACGGTCGAGTGGGGAGCCGGTGCTCCCCTGACCTCATACTGCTTGGAGAGACCTGATGTCGAAGATCCTTTTCGTGGTGACCGGCGCCGACCACTGGACGCTGGCCGACGGCACCCAGCACCCGACCGGCTTCTGGGCGGAGGAGGCCGTCGCGCCGTACGAGGCGTTCAAGGCGGCCGGTGACGAGGTCGTCGTGGCCACGCCGGGCGGTGTCGTGCCGACCGTCGACAAGGGCAGCCTCGCGCCCGAGGTCAACGGCGGCCAGGAGAACGCCGACCGGATCGCCGCCGCGCTGGAGGCCGCGGACGAGTTCAAGCGCCCCGTCCGGCTGGAGGACGTGGACCTCGCCGACTACGACGCCGTCTTCTACCCCGGCGGCCACGGCCCCATGGAGGACCTGGCCGTGGACGCCACCTCCGGCCGTCTGCTGATCGACACCCTCGAGTCGGGCAAGCCGCTCGCCGTCGTCTGCCACGCCCCGGCTGCGCTCCTCGCGGCGACCCGCCCGGACGGAAGCAACGCCTTCGCCGGCTACCAGGTCGCCGCGTTCTCCAACGCCGAGGAGACGCAGGCCGGTTTCGCCGACAAGGCCAAGTGGCTGCTGGAGACGCGACTCGGCGAGGCGGGCGTCGACGTGCAGGTCGGTGAGCCGTGGGCGCCGAAGGTCGTGATCGACCGGAACCTGATCACGGGCCAGAACCCGGCGTCCTCCGCTCCGCTCGCGGAAGAGGTCCTGAAGCGGCTCGGCTGAGTCGCGGGACCGTGCCGGCGCCTGTTCAGGCGCCGGCCGCCTCGCGGCTGATCCGGTCGAACTGCGCGCCCATGGCCGCCGACAGCGCCTGGGCCGCCGAGAGCGGGCGGACCATGACGGTGAAGTCGTCGATCCGGCCCTCCTCGTCGAAGTGGAGGAAGTCGCAGCCCTGGATCTCCCGGCCGTCGACGGTGGCCGTGAAGACGAAGGCGTGGTCCCGCCCGCCGGGGTCGGCGATCTCCCGGACGTAGCGGAAGTCCTCGAACACCCGCAGCACACCGCGCAGGATGGCGGCGGTGATCGCCTTCCCCGCGTACGGCTTGAAGGCGACGGGGCTGGTGAAGACGACGTCCTCCGCGAGGAGGGCCTCTATGGCGGCGGCGTCGCGGTTCTCCACGGCGGCACGGAAGGGATGCACGGATGCTCCTTACTCAACAAGTTGAATAGGTGTGTTGGAGAGTAGAGTGAGGAGGTGACCTTGCGCAATGCGGTGATGGCCACCCTCCTGGAGGGCGAGGCGTCCGGCTACGACCTGGCCAAGGGCTTCAACGCCTCGGTGGCCAACTTCTGGACGGCCACACCCCAGCAGCTCTACCGCGAGCTGGACCGGATGGAGCGCGAGGGACTCGTTACCGCGCGGGTGATCCGCCAGGACCGCCGCCCCGACAAGCGCCTCTTCTCCCTGACCGACGCCGGCCACGACGCCCTGCGCGCCTACATCGCCGACCCGATCGGCCGCCCCACCGCGATCCGGGACGGCCTCCTGGTCAAGGTCCAGTGCGCCGACATAGGTGAACTCGCCGCCGTCCAGGCCGACATCGCCGACCGGATGGAGTGGGCCCGCGCCAAGCTCACCCGCTACGAGCGGCTGCGCGAACGGCTGCTGCAAGGGCGTACCGAGGACCAGTACCTGACCGAGGCGGAGCGCGTCGGCCCGTACCTGACCCTGCTGCGGGGCATCTCCTTCGAGGAGGAGAACATCCGCTGGGGCGAGACGGCCCTGCGTGTCCTGGCGGCGCGCGCGGCATGAACCCCGCCGACCTGAACCTGCTGCGTACGTTCCTTGCGGTCTACCGCTCCGGTTCCTTCACGGCGGCGGCGGGCCTCCTCGGCCTCTCGCAGTCCACGGTGACGGCGCAGATCCGCTCGCTGGAACGCGGCATGGACCGCGGTGCCCTCTTCGAACGCCTGCCGCGCGGCGTCGCCCCGACCCCGGTCGCCCACGACCTGGCGTCCCGCGTGGCGGCCCCGCTCGACGCGCTCGCGGCCGCGACGGGCCAGGAGACGGCGACCACCGGACGCGCGACCCCCGTCCACCTGGCGGGCCCGGCCGAACTCCTCTCGGCCCGGGTCCTGCCCGCCCTGGCGCCGCTGTCGGCGGCGGGCGTCCGCCTGCGGGTCACACCGGGCCTGACAGACCCCCTCCTGGACGAACTGCGCGCGGGCCGCCATGACTTGGTGATCGCCACGTACCGCCCTCGCGGGCGCACGCTCACGGCGGTACCGCTGATGGACGAGGAGTTCGTGCTGGTGGCGGCGCCCG is from Streptomyces seoulensis and encodes:
- a CDS encoding helix-turn-helix transcriptional regulator, which gives rise to MASAELGSTIHRWRDRLPPGQAGLPPGGRRRTSGLRREELAQLAGISVDYVTRLEQGRATNPSSQVVEALTRALRLSAAERDHLYRLAGLAPPAPKTVPSFIPPSVHRLLDRLGRTPVAVYDATWTLLTANPPYAALMGDSTRWSGRRLNGVWRHFAGPGSGVRHTPESLAMFESALVADLRAAAGRYPDDRDLAGLIAELRAESARFAELWDRGTVGVHDAARKTVDHPVVGPLTLDCDILSVAGSDLRIMVYTAEPGTEDAERLALLMVLGTQEVTVES
- a CDS encoding DUF4232 domain-containing protein, giving the protein MRRSFAGLSVLASLTLAGCGTAGSGPLGAGGVSAEPLCPSKVPRYGGIPLTRPTATADAPRPPGTPTPVPSTTGTAQGGVRITRLYAGAIDEEGVCRSSSLTVEFEVANPAPHAMTYTVVFDARGYTGASRVVGVGPGRTLRGRVAMSRGLGDIAGGTSVSIMSVRSVPTAEAPAPGGPCPASGVRVYADEGDAAMGLRVVGLHLRNCGKEPYTLDGRPELEIIDGDHERVEGVEVLPSAQVAQLGGPPDVARPLTLRPGERALSGIVWRNRVEAFGGAVNAPYLRVRAKAGAAPVMVTPELDLGTTGRLGVQVWRKEQ
- a CDS encoding nucleotide triphosphate diphosphatase NUDT15; translated protein: MEDDACADKGRPSPHALTGAGVVVTDGAGRVLLGWSRKRAVWELPGGKNDAGEGFAEAAVRELAEETGLRADAAHARLLALLMDSAHGIPRVTAAVRLIAYEGEPSVREPELIDRWEWHDPAELPRPLFTPSAHVIDTVWPGLLTGLPPVHRYPVGTP
- the meaB gene encoding methylmalonyl Co-A mutase-associated GTPase MeaB, translated to MAAIDLDTYVKGVLDGKRALVARAITLVESTRPQHRALAQELLTELLPHSGRARRIGVSGVPGVGKSTFIDAFGTMLTGQGHRVAVLAVDPSSTRTGGSILGDKTRMERLAVDPRAFVRPSPSAGTLGGVAKATRESMVVMEAAGYDVVLVETVGVGQSETAVADMVDSFLLLTLARTGDQLQGIKKGVLELADVIAVNKADGPHERDAKAAARELAGALRLMHGRDAFWTPPVLHCSARETSGLDTVWERLEQHRTLLDSTGRLTAKRRDQQVRWTWSMVRDELLGRLHSDPEVRRLAPDLEQDVRDGSLTATLAAERILRAFEGRDGAL
- a CDS encoding PASTA domain-containing protein, whose protein sequence is MTIVGAFSFPLGFLVLVAAVGLLWFLPPWRWYAKLGASVGALFLLTVGAGLGGQLQETGKTDAKSVEPRTPSPKASPSRAVELKAPDLQGKHLDAAEHTARDAGYITRRHDASAEHRAILLRSGWVVCFQEAKRETAGKVLTFAAVKAGEPCPAKDGEEIPWPTMPQLTGRTWQASVGALTDLGVDKDAIRAESHYLNDELPDGDHDAWRVCEQDPAEGASITAAVTLELAHPQVGCSQAGASLADRDADGDPDYRDHTDDRDRGTGSTGGASGESGSAGSAGGSTGSAAGSTGGGGSSGSVGGSTGGGGGSSSSGGGGAGIVHPGSYCAPAGATGVTRAGTSMVCGPGSDGRNRWRSG
- a CDS encoding SDR family NAD(P)-dependent oxidoreductase, whose product is MTNTLITGANKGLGFETARRLLAEGHTVFVGARDPERGERAAEELGARFVRLDVTDDESVTAAVRTLEATGGLDVLVNNAGVEPRRPDGGFVDPAATTADEVRTVFETNVFGPVRVLQAFLPLLLRSAAPVVVNVSTGLALTRALADPAAPEHFYPDLAYPASKAALNMLTVQYAKAFPGLRINAADPGFTATDLNHDTGTQSVQEGAEAIVRLACVGADGVTGTFQEGAGVVGW
- a CDS encoding SCO4225 family membrane protein, whose amino-acid sequence is MAPTTRPRSSRLRAWLTLATDNWLSRGYLVVAGSALGFFLYAVYLSPDPGFAAIWPFAATLPLSAVAFLAPSPGLDPSADWLSPLLFAAWVVLCALVDAGLLGLAVRAFRTRRHRSAA
- a CDS encoding cytochrome P450 family protein — its product is MPEQPPLVLDPTGADHHAEHRALHARGPATPVDILGLTAWSVSDPALLKALLTSPDVSKDPRAHWPAFAETAPTWPLALWVAVTNMFTAYGGDHRRLRRMVAPAFSARRIAALRPVIESIVADLLDDLAERPGDETVDLREHFAYPLPITVISRLMGVPEVHSPEFRAAVDGVFDTTLTVEQATQSTRALYKMLDALIEAKRVTPADDLTSLLIMARDEEGAGDALTREELRDTLLLVISAGYETTVNVIDQAVTTLLTDRTQLDHVRAGRADWNDVVEETLRHEPAVKHLPLRYAVRDIPLPDGRRIRAGEPILASYAAANRHPSWHGPTADDFDATRPTKDHLAFGHGIHFCLGAPLARLEVSTALRRLFDRFPDLELAVPAADLHPVPSLISNGHRTLPVRLGRDGGE